One Mycolicibacterium sarraceniae genomic window carries:
- a CDS encoding ABC transporter permease — protein sequence MTADVPLRSSLVVESLVFARQLLTQWRRSPTVPMQALLFPTFLLITYYLLVGKSILQITGTDSLAGLVPTCAIAGAFSGALAAGLSLPTQRKSGLLSRLWVQPVHRASALIGRLLAEAVRTLLGTIVITGVGIGLGLRFKGSWLAVIPFMLVPVLVVLVFSMAVTAIAVRSEQGATLIWLGLPAISAVFASSGSPPVESLPSWTWPLLELQPMAPTVESMRALAQGRPALEPFLMTVGWGLVLAAIIGPLAVRRYRAAAEYGR from the coding sequence ATGACCGCGGACGTGCCACTACGCAGTTCACTAGTCGTTGAGAGTCTGGTATTCGCCAGGCAACTGCTGACCCAATGGCGACGTTCTCCGACGGTGCCGATGCAGGCTCTGTTATTCCCGACCTTTCTGCTGATTACTTACTATTTGTTGGTCGGCAAGTCGATACTGCAGATCACTGGTACCGACAGTCTCGCCGGCCTGGTTCCGACGTGCGCGATCGCAGGTGCATTCTCTGGCGCTCTGGCGGCGGGCCTCAGCCTGCCGACCCAACGCAAAAGTGGGTTGCTCAGCCGCTTGTGGGTGCAGCCCGTTCACCGGGCCAGCGCGCTGATCGGCAGACTGCTTGCCGAGGCCGTACGCACGTTGCTGGGAACCATTGTGATCACCGGGGTCGGTATCGGGCTTGGGCTCCGATTCAAAGGCAGTTGGCTGGCGGTGATCCCATTCATGCTGGTGCCGGTGCTGGTGGTCCTGGTGTTTTCGATGGCGGTAACCGCCATTGCGGTGCGCTCTGAGCAAGGTGCCACCTTGATCTGGCTAGGGCTCCCTGCCATCAGCGCGGTGTTCGCCAGCTCTGGATCGCCCCCCGTTGAATCCCTGCCTTCGTGGACATGGCCTCTGCTCGAGCTCCAGCCGATGGCACCGACGGTTGAGAGTATGCGCGCACTCGCCCAAGGCCGTCCGGCACTGGAACCGTTCCTGATGACAGTGGGTTGGGGTTTGGTGCTCGCGGCAATAATCGGGCCGCTGGCAGTTCGCAGATACCGCGCAGCTGCCGAATATGGACGTTAA
- a CDS encoding TylF/MycF/NovP-related O-methyltransferase, with protein sequence MLTATTYDVRSLYLDLLRRNLTRFGMHERTPSEWPLRRRLLLKTVNTFLPRFRGAGVRDYNARELGLDWPAEAETMIGMKRLTSLQECVETVLKDEVPGDLIECGVWRGGACILMRAVLAAYGDDTRNVWLADSFQGVPKSDPENYKADKGIRAEFAAGILGVSEADVRSNFERYGLLDDRVKFLPGWFKDTLADAPIQQISILRLDGDLYESTIQALDALYPRLAPGGFCIVDDYLAVKACELAVTDYRTKHGITAEIVDIDGTGVLWRK encoded by the coding sequence ATGTTGACCGCCACCACATACGATGTCCGATCGCTGTACCTCGACCTGCTTCGGCGCAACCTGACTCGATTCGGGATGCATGAGCGAACCCCATCCGAGTGGCCGCTGCGGCGCCGCCTCCTGCTTAAGACCGTCAACACTTTTCTGCCCAGGTTCAGAGGTGCGGGCGTGCGTGATTACAACGCGCGTGAATTGGGCCTGGACTGGCCGGCTGAAGCCGAGACGATGATCGGAATGAAGCGGCTCACGAGCCTGCAGGAGTGTGTCGAGACCGTCCTGAAGGACGAGGTTCCCGGCGATTTGATCGAATGCGGCGTGTGGCGTGGCGGTGCCTGCATTCTGATGCGCGCGGTGCTGGCCGCCTACGGGGACGACACACGCAATGTGTGGCTGGCTGATTCATTCCAGGGCGTGCCGAAGTCGGATCCCGAAAACTACAAGGCGGACAAGGGGATCAGGGCGGAATTCGCCGCCGGTATCCTCGGCGTGTCAGAAGCCGACGTCCGGTCGAATTTCGAGCGCTACGGGCTACTCGACGACCGGGTCAAGTTCCTCCCCGGGTGGTTCAAAGACACCCTGGCCGACGCCCCGATTCAGCAGATCTCGATCCTCCGGCTTGACGGCGACCTGTACGAATCGACAATCCAGGCGCTGGACGCGCTCTACCCGCGGCTGGCTCCTGGCGGCTTCTGCATCGTCGATGACTACCTGGCGGTCAAGGCGTGCGAACTGGCGGTCACCGACTACCGCACCAAGCATGGCATCACCGCGGAGATCGTCGATATCGACGGTACGGGCGTGTTGTGGCGGAAGTAG
- a CDS encoding Gfo/Idh/MocA family protein: MSDSAARVRIGILGAAQIAPQALVAPARENRDVVVAAVAARDRARATEFATKHGIPFVHDSYEALIADPELDAVYIPLPNGLHGRWTTAALIAGKHVLCEKPFAANAEEAREVARLAADSDRVVMEAFHYRYHPLTLRVEQIIASGELGRLQRVEADFCFPLPKFSDIRYDYALAGGATMDAGCYAVHMVRTFGGSTPEVVAAQAKLRDPQIDRAMTAELRFDREHTGRMRCSMWSSDLLRISVKVIGDRGELRVLNPVLPQVFHRLSVRSPGTKRVERLGRRTSYAYQLDAFVAAVLRGQPVKTTPTDAVENMAVIDAIYRAAGLPTRQPTAENGPAGDDSVPRAK; the protein is encoded by the coding sequence GTGTCTGACAGCGCAGCTCGGGTGCGAATCGGCATTCTGGGCGCTGCCCAGATCGCCCCGCAGGCGCTCGTTGCACCGGCTCGGGAAAACCGCGATGTCGTTGTGGCCGCGGTAGCCGCACGAGATCGCGCGCGCGCGACTGAATTCGCCACCAAACACGGCATCCCCTTCGTGCACGACAGCTATGAGGCGCTCATCGCCGATCCGGAGTTGGATGCGGTCTACATCCCGCTGCCTAACGGTTTACACGGCAGATGGACCACAGCCGCACTGATAGCCGGCAAGCATGTGTTGTGTGAGAAGCCGTTCGCCGCGAATGCCGAGGAGGCGCGTGAGGTCGCGAGACTGGCTGCTGACTCAGACCGGGTGGTGATGGAGGCCTTCCACTACCGCTATCACCCATTGACATTGCGCGTTGAGCAGATCATCGCTTCGGGAGAATTGGGCAGACTGCAGCGGGTGGAGGCAGACTTCTGTTTCCCGCTGCCAAAATTCTCCGACATCCGCTACGACTACGCGCTTGCGGGCGGTGCGACAATGGATGCCGGTTGCTACGCGGTCCACATGGTCCGCACATTCGGTGGTTCTACTCCAGAAGTTGTTGCAGCACAGGCAAAATTGCGCGATCCACAGATCGATCGGGCGATGACCGCGGAGTTGCGGTTCGACCGCGAGCACACCGGACGGATGCGCTGCTCGATGTGGTCCTCGGATCTGTTGCGGATCAGCGTCAAGGTGATCGGCGACCGCGGCGAGCTGCGGGTACTTAATCCTGTGTTGCCGCAGGTGTTCCACCGTCTTTCGGTCCGATCGCCCGGCACCAAGCGGGTGGAGCGGCTCGGCCGGCGTACCAGCTACGCCTACCAGCTTGATGCCTTCGTCGCGGCGGTATTGCGTGGCCAACCCGTGAAGACAACGCCGACAGATGCCGTCGAGAACATGGCCGTCATCGATGCGATTTATCGCGCCGCCGGACTGCCGACCCGTCAGCCGACCGCCGAAAACGGTCCGGCTGGCGACGATTCCGTTCCCCGTGCCAAGTGA
- a CDS encoding GMC oxidoreductase: MVDGELDPREAERVEWDVIVVGAGMGGGLLGRSLARSGRTVLFVEKGRSTLPGAPGTIRSAMAELAEPQAARSKAAYLDALERAGRSTDEIEDISGRSTKKFIPFIGSGTGGSSALYGMVCERFFAQDFTPRQNFAHPGESTVPEAWPISYEQLSPWYAQAEKLLGVRGQPDPLRPESTDVNLPAAPPFSADNQPLVDYLITRGLHPYHLPMACDYVDDCGTCQAFLCARSCKNDGARNGVLPAITEHGASLLTQCRVVRLDADHTQVRQVICEHPSGTLALKGKVVVLAAGALATPLLLLNSRSGHWPGGLANGSDMVGRNLMRHLLDWIEVWPERGCRIAEENKEVGLNDFYFFEGQKYGTVQSAGAMAKLAPMEMLTNQPGWLPKALSLVSPAARPVYERFFSGGLVLASIMEDLPYLDNRVLQSDRSGVDGRQRLRLSYRVHLNEAARRTTFLGRLNEVLSPYRTLTLRTGESNTTLGHVCGTVRFGVDPKSSVLDGNNRAHEVENLYVVDASFFPSSAGLNPSLTVAANALRVAAHVNGAHFAS; the protein is encoded by the coding sequence TTGGTTGACGGCGAACTGGACCCGCGCGAGGCAGAGCGCGTTGAGTGGGATGTGATCGTTGTCGGCGCCGGCATGGGTGGCGGCTTGCTGGGCCGCTCGCTGGCCCGATCGGGCCGCACGGTGCTGTTCGTCGAGAAGGGTCGCTCAACCCTGCCCGGAGCACCGGGAACAATCCGCTCGGCTATGGCCGAATTGGCTGAGCCTCAGGCGGCAAGGTCCAAGGCCGCCTATCTCGACGCCCTGGAACGAGCCGGCCGGTCCACCGACGAGATCGAGGACATCAGCGGCCGTTCCACCAAGAAGTTCATACCATTCATCGGTAGCGGCACAGGCGGGTCCTCGGCCCTGTACGGCATGGTCTGCGAACGGTTCTTCGCACAAGATTTCACCCCCCGGCAAAACTTCGCCCATCCCGGCGAATCCACCGTGCCCGAGGCCTGGCCCATCAGCTACGAACAGCTCAGCCCCTGGTACGCACAAGCCGAAAAACTACTAGGAGTGCGCGGCCAGCCCGACCCGCTGCGCCCCGAGTCAACCGACGTCAACCTACCCGCCGCACCACCGTTTTCAGCCGACAACCAACCCCTAGTCGACTACCTCATCACCCGCGGACTCCACCCCTACCACCTACCGATGGCCTGCGACTACGTCGACGACTGCGGCACGTGTCAGGCGTTTCTGTGCGCGCGGTCATGTAAGAACGACGGCGCCCGCAACGGAGTACTACCCGCCATCACCGAGCACGGCGCGAGCCTGCTCACCCAGTGCCGGGTAGTACGCCTGGACGCCGACCACACCCAGGTCCGACAGGTCATCTGCGAACACCCCAGCGGCACACTGGCCCTGAAGGGCAAAGTAGTGGTGCTAGCCGCCGGCGCACTGGCCACCCCACTGCTACTCCTGAACTCCCGATCCGGGCACTGGCCAGGCGGCCTAGCCAACGGCTCAGACATGGTGGGCCGCAACCTGATGCGCCACCTACTCGATTGGATCGAAGTCTGGCCGGAGCGCGGCTGCAGGATCGCCGAAGAGAATAAGGAAGTGGGACTCAACGACTTCTACTTCTTCGAGGGACAGAAGTACGGCACCGTGCAGTCAGCGGGCGCGATGGCCAAGCTGGCGCCGATGGAGATGTTGACCAACCAGCCTGGCTGGCTGCCCAAGGCGCTGAGCTTGGTGAGCCCGGCGGCCCGTCCGGTCTATGAACGCTTCTTCTCCGGCGGTTTGGTGCTGGCCTCGATCATGGAAGACCTCCCCTACCTGGACAACCGGGTACTGCAATCCGATCGCTCCGGCGTCGACGGGCGCCAGCGGCTGCGGTTGAGCTATCGGGTGCACCTGAACGAAGCCGCGCGGCGCACGACATTCCTAGGACGGTTGAACGAGGTCCTGTCGCCATATCGAACCCTCACTCTGCGGACGGGCGAGAGCAACACCACCCTTGGTCACGTCTGTGGTACGGTCCGCTTCGGCGTTGACCCCAAATCGAGTGTGCTGGATGGGAATAACCGGGCGCACGAGGTGGAGAACCTCTATGTGGTGGACGCGTCGTTCTTTCCGTCCAGCGCCGGGCTGAATCCGAGCTTGACGGTCGCAGCCAACGCTCTGCGGGTCGCCGCGCACGTCAACGGAGCGCACTTCGCCAGTTGA
- a CDS encoding Gfo/Idh/MocA family protein: MSDTKGPVRIGVLGASSYVPTTLLNPAKGNAEVEVSAVASRGLDDAEQFAAKFGIARAHGSYEDLVADPDVDAVYVFVPTSMHGMWTKAALAAGKHVLVEKPFTANGAEAREIADLAAKTDRVVMEAIQFRYHPLTLRVEQVIASGELGKLQRVEVNLCVMLGNFKGNCYNYDFAGGAMMDAGSYVVNMLRTFGGSTPEVISARATLQDPRVDRAMSAEVRFADGHTGRIRCALWSSQLFRATAKVVGERGALRVISPAAPHLFPRLSIKSKDGKRVEWFSRRPTYAYQLDAFAGAVLRGEPVKTTPEGAAENMAVIDEIYRAAGLPIRVPS, encoded by the coding sequence ATGTCTGACACCAAAGGTCCGGTGCGTATTGGCGTCTTGGGCGCTTCAAGTTATGTACCTACGACACTACTCAATCCGGCCAAGGGCAATGCCGAGGTCGAGGTGTCGGCAGTTGCGTCGCGCGGTCTGGACGATGCCGAGCAGTTTGCCGCCAAGTTCGGAATCGCCCGGGCGCACGGCAGTTATGAGGATTTGGTCGCCGATCCCGACGTGGACGCCGTCTACGTTTTCGTTCCCACCAGCATGCACGGTATGTGGACGAAGGCCGCGCTCGCCGCGGGCAAGCATGTGCTGGTGGAGAAGCCGTTCACAGCCAATGGCGCGGAGGCCCGTGAGATCGCCGACTTAGCCGCCAAGACCGACCGAGTGGTGATGGAGGCGATCCAATTCCGTTACCACCCATTGACCTTGCGTGTCGAGCAGGTCATCGCCTCCGGAGAGTTGGGCAAACTGCAACGGGTCGAAGTCAACCTGTGCGTAATGCTCGGCAATTTCAAAGGCAACTGTTACAACTACGACTTCGCCGGTGGCGCGATGATGGACGCCGGCAGCTACGTGGTGAACATGCTGCGCACATTCGGCGGTTCGACTCCGGAAGTCATCTCGGCGCGAGCGACTCTGCAAGACCCCCGGGTCGACCGGGCGATGTCAGCCGAGGTGCGCTTTGCCGACGGGCACACCGGCCGGATCCGCTGCGCCCTCTGGTCATCTCAGCTGTTTCGGGCGACAGCCAAGGTCGTCGGCGAGCGCGGTGCGCTGCGCGTGATTAGCCCGGCGGCGCCTCATCTATTTCCTCGGTTGTCCATCAAATCGAAAGATGGCAAGCGAGTGGAATGGTTCTCGCGGCGCCCGACCTACGCTTATCAGCTTGATGCCTTCGCCGGGGCGGTGCTACGTGGCGAACCTGTCAAGACGACGCCGGAAGGCGCAGCTGAGAACATGGCTGTCATCGACGAGATCTATCGCGCCGCTGGGCTGCCGATCCGGGTGCCCAGCTGA
- a CDS encoding Gfo/Idh/MocA family protein produces MTEAGVPVRIGILGAARVAPAALIKPARESGEVMVVAVAARDRCRAQAFADEHAISRVYENYHALVADPNLDAVYIPLPNSLHGRWIRAALGAGKHVLCEKPFTANAQEAREIATLAAESGLVVMNGFHYRHHPFAERVQQTIASGELGKLERVEGYWCHWLPKFSHARYDYSLGGGSVMDLGCYAVDMVRVFGGSTPEVVAAQAKLHGPQIDRAMTAQLRFADGVTGSIHCSMWSSARPQFGVKLIGDRGVLRLNPLIPFQRFSVRSANGKRSENFGVRTTYAYQLDAFAAAVLRGEAAETSAQDAIETMTVIDGIYRAAGLEPRQPS; encoded by the coding sequence ATGACTGAAGCCGGGGTGCCGGTGCGTATCGGCATCCTGGGTGCCGCGCGTGTCGCCCCGGCCGCGCTAATCAAACCAGCTAGGGAAAGCGGCGAGGTCATGGTGGTCGCGGTGGCGGCCCGGGACCGGTGCCGGGCCCAAGCGTTCGCCGACGAGCACGCAATCTCGCGGGTGTATGAGAATTATCACGCCCTGGTCGCCGACCCGAATCTGGACGCGGTCTATATCCCGTTGCCAAATAGTTTGCATGGCAGGTGGATCCGTGCCGCGCTCGGGGCAGGTAAGCATGTGTTGTGCGAGAAGCCGTTCACTGCGAATGCGCAGGAGGCCCGCGAGATCGCCACGCTGGCCGCCGAGTCTGGCCTGGTGGTGATGAACGGGTTCCATTACCGCCACCATCCCTTCGCTGAGCGGGTGCAGCAGACCATCGCTTCAGGGGAATTGGGCAAGCTCGAGCGGGTGGAGGGGTACTGGTGCCACTGGCTGCCGAAGTTCTCGCACGCCCGCTACGACTACTCGCTCGGCGGCGGCTCGGTGATGGATCTCGGTTGCTACGCCGTCGACATGGTCCGCGTGTTCGGGGGTTCGACCCCGGAAGTTGTTGCGGCACAAGCAAAATTGCATGGCCCCCAGATTGACCGGGCGATGACCGCCCAGTTGCGGTTTGCTGACGGCGTGACGGGCAGCATTCACTGTTCGATGTGGTCGTCGGCGCGACCGCAGTTCGGCGTCAAGCTGATTGGTGACCGGGGTGTACTGCGCCTCAACCCGCTGATCCCTTTCCAACGGTTCTCGGTGCGATCAGCTAACGGAAAACGCAGCGAGAACTTCGGCGTGCGCACGACGTATGCCTACCAGCTCGATGCGTTTGCCGCGGCGGTTCTGCGCGGGGAAGCGGCCGAGACGTCAGCGCAGGACGCGATCGAGACCATGACCGTCATCGACGGGATCTATCGTGCCGCTGGGCTCGAACCGCGCCAGCCGAGCTGA
- a CDS encoding class I SAM-dependent methyltransferase: MINLALIQRVLGRRDHAAELCYAALRTPDKHYSMAHLRAHEMLAQLEFPGEDYLQIMARMHQHLRPDTYLEIGIDKGHSFDIVRPETLAVGIDPNPQLQKPLGPNHRVFAQTSDDFFDQNDVLAELGGKTIDLAFIDGMHQVEFALRDFINVEKYSTPDTTVLIHDVYPIDPTSAARERSSRFWSGDIWRLILMLKKYRPDLSVNVIGTRPTGLGIVQNLDPQSRVLSDNIDEILEEFLALDISVLDGRKDEMLNRFTNDWASIARLIDTRGRV; encoded by the coding sequence TTGATCAATCTGGCGCTGATCCAGCGAGTTCTAGGGCGGCGCGACCACGCGGCCGAGCTTTGTTATGCGGCTCTGCGAACCCCGGACAAGCACTACTCCATGGCACATCTGCGAGCACACGAAATGCTCGCTCAACTGGAGTTTCCTGGTGAAGATTACCTTCAGATCATGGCCCGAATGCATCAACACCTGAGGCCGGACACTTACCTGGAAATCGGAATCGATAAGGGCCATTCCTTCGACATCGTCCGTCCAGAAACGTTAGCGGTGGGAATCGATCCCAACCCACAGTTGCAGAAGCCGCTGGGACCCAACCACCGAGTCTTCGCACAGACCAGCGATGATTTTTTCGACCAAAACGATGTGCTCGCCGAACTTGGCGGCAAGACCATCGACCTCGCCTTCATCGACGGGATGCATCAGGTCGAGTTCGCGCTTCGTGATTTCATCAATGTCGAGAAATACAGCACCCCGGATACCACCGTCCTGATTCATGACGTGTATCCGATCGATCCGACCAGCGCAGCGCGTGAGCGGTCGTCGCGATTTTGGAGTGGAGACATCTGGCGCCTGATCCTGATGTTGAAGAAGTACCGGCCAGATCTCTCAGTCAATGTGATCGGCACTCGCCCAACGGGACTCGGGATCGTGCAAAACCTCGATCCGCAATCCCGTGTCCTCTCCGACAACATCGACGAGATCCTCGAAGAGTTTCTCGCCCTCGACATCTCGGTACTCGACGGCCGCAAGGACGAGATGCTCAATCGCTTCACGAACGATTGGGCTTCTATCGCCAGGCTCATAGATACGCGTGGACGCGTTTGA